TTGATACATATCATATTTAGCACCCAGCAATGCATTACAAACTTTCCAGTGACTGCTTACTGCACAGTGTTTGGAATATAGTGACCATGCAAGGGCATAGGAACAGCTGACGGAGTTGTCACTGATGCTCTACATATTTCAGTCATATTTGCAGCATCAAGCACCAAAAGATAggctttcttttcatcttgtgaATCAACACACTGCAACATAATGACTCCATCATCTTcattctgaaaagaaaaaaattatgaattaatCACCTGAAAATAGCCTACTGTACCATCACCTTGTAATCTATAACATTTTTTTATATGCTAGTACTAAACATATTTTCAACAGAGAATATCAAGAAGATTCTTATACATGTGATGTTATTAATCAGCTCCTAGAAATGTTTCCGTGCTCTGTCTGCTTGCAGTtatgtgagtgaaaagtcacctttagcaaagCCTTATCgctggaagtacagtctcatcaaaaaactCACTACAAAGGAGTCTACTTATccttgctactgaaagtagtagagccttgggctgcaggaaccttcagaAAGGTCTTGGATGACAGCAGGAATCTTTCATGGAAATTGGATCTGGTGTGATTATAAGGAaaactatacatatatttcactcttgttcaccatttcccatgttagtgaagtagtgccaggaacagcaaTAGAAATGGCCCCATTTtcttatatccattctctagctgttgtataAGATGCACCACAATTACATCCCCCTTACCACAAGCAAGccctgtataatatatatattatttattacccAGAACCCATTTCAGAAAGGTTCCTGTTGTTAATGGTGGAGGTGCCCTGAGGTTATGTATAACAATATAAGCATGAAAAAATAGGCATTATTGGACTACTGGCTTTTGTTTACACCACTGGTGAAATATCATCAAAAGTATATCTAGTAAGTATCAGACTCTCAGAAAAAAGATATGTCTCTATCACATGCTTACCACAGCATCAGGTTTTGCTATAAACTCTGGTGCAGcacaatatatcttttcttctgagAATGTGAAAGTTTCTCCCGAAGAAACACTCAGTTTCATCACCTGTTAGAAGAAATAcggaaaaaatacatatttattgTAAAATTAACTCCTTGCTGTACCTagtataataaaaacatgtttaagAGAACAGCATAAAATCTCAGTACAGTAATACCTCTGTTATCCAGAATGCTTAAGGAATCGGCCAATTTGGATaacaaaattttcatttattcaaaTTTCTTTTGTTATAAACTACAGAAATGatatttttttaagtattttacaTATTTGTAAATGTTTCATATAGAATACAAATTCATTCACATAAGCAAATAAGCTCTGCTAAATGCTATAATCTTATGCTGCTGGTAGTTTTAAATAGTCAGCATGCTGATGTTGAAGTCCTTCATAAGTGCTGCCTTGGACTCGCCCTTAGCTAGCTTCTTACataactccattttctttttaaggttCAAAACTTTTTCTTGTGCTTTTTGTGAGATACAGATGTCTCCAAGGATTGTCAGGCAATTGCTGACAACACTTGAAAAGAGTCATTGTCCATAGTATTTATCTAGGTACTCAAAATTTATGAATGTGCACAACCAGCACACAGCATTGCACGAGAAAGAGCATGGGATATGGTAAATAATCACCAGCACCATAAAACACCGGGTGGTGAGTACACTAATCGTTGTGGTGCAGCACAAATGCAATCTGAAatatttttacattatttttcaaCTTTTATTTTTGGACAATCAAAGGTTGCTGACCAAAATTGAAAAACATATGTTGTTTTGAATGTTTTGCTGTCTTGAATttagataacagaggttttactatACTTCGAAAATTTATCATCTAAATGATAATATGCTAACTCAAAACTAGTCTTATATTTGTTGGATGAATTTGATTTCAGTGAGTATCAGAAAAAAACACTTTCACAATTTTCACAAAAGCTAAACTGGAAAGGGATGAAGCATGAGGTTTATAgatgaaaacaacaaaaatatttaaCAGTTATCAAagttacaaggagagagagcgagcaaTTATGTTGACAAAAGAGGTACAACATATACAAAACTGGCTAACTTAGACCCTTTAGGTAATAAACAACCAATACCCCCTATATTGTGCTCAAGAGCCAGGACAAACTGTTTTCAATCATTTGCCCATAAAACCATAATGTAAACTCAGGACTAACAGCCATTTTAAAATAGAGACAAGCTTGTAAGAGTACACTGTCCAGTACCTTCTCTTAAAGTTTCTAGTTCTTTTAACAGAAAaatcagaaaaaagaaataattactAACATgacataaaagaaatatactCTACACAGTTGCTAGAGTACTTACAAAACCTGAATCTCCTCCATTAGGATCTGGTCCCATGGCCCAAATAAACTGGTGCTTTGAGGCCTTCATCTTTGGGTTAATGCATGGATTTTCAATGGGGATCTCCGAAAGTTTCTCGCTCTGAAGTACAATCTGGAAAAAATTACCGTGTTATCAATTAGTGGTTATTACATAAAATCTTGCATTGGACCAAACATTTGTTGGGGTAGTGAGGGTTTTCTGCTCCTTATGGTAATTGCAGGTccatctgtagtgtgtgtgtgtgtgtgggcagccaccaaccaaggaggtatattactggtactaccttcCTGGGTGTTGGTAGGATTAGTATGGGTGCATAGTATACCAGAACTTCAGTGGTTGTAAAGCTGCAGTCCTCTGATCTAATTAGTTACCTTTCTTTCTGCCTtgcccacatgtggactgctggcattctgtccacaaccatacaatctctccttgtcataaataacacctgacaccacattattattattattattattattattattattattatagttaggAGGGTAAAGGTAattgaagccctaatcaaggccagttattacaatattttcttcaacatttaatTTTTAATACATTAAACTTTCAGATTATTTCATAAAATCAATTCTCTTTCCCAAAAATCAAAGCCAGCTGATATTCCCACTGGTTGAAAAGTAAATCATTCATGATAAAATATTACAACCAAACATAAGTCTCATACCTCTTGGCCAGACCATGAAGCTGTGCAAGATGTGTCTGGCAGTGTGATCAGTTTCTCCTTTCCTTtagtattgactggaataacaaATCTGTGCATCGTTGACTTGAAGGAATCCAAGTAATCCTGGGTGTTCTTCCCTCGCTGCTCCTGTAAAGTCACGAAATCCCTATAGATAGGTTTATTTCCGTATTCATGCCCCATTTATTTTTCACAGTTGTCTTCACTGGACCCAAATAGAGTGATGTCATGATTCATGACTTTCTCTCATCTCTTCATGACAAAGGTTCTTGTCATAACAAAGTCATGTCATAAAGGGGAGAAAGACAAATTATTTAGAAcagatgtatacaaattattttgAACAGATGTATAAGCATTTTGTATATGTTTATGGTGTATATAAGGAAAAGATATTAAGTCTCTCCCTATAACTTAGGGTTAATTAAAGAATTCACCCTTTCATACAGTACAAGGCTTTCATAACTTTGCCAGTAACATATGGGACATGCTTTTAGTAGTTTTTTTTAGCAATTTTGACAGCATGTTAACAGGGTTCCTGTGGTAATCATAAGTTGCTAATGGTTATAATACATTTACCCATATAGAAGGAAACAATACCATTCATAAATTATAATCTTCTAGACATAAGGAAAACATCGAATGCTGTCACTCAAGCTTTATGATGTATTTACCGTTTGTAACATAAAAGTGGTAATAGAAAATTATAATTTACCTTTGGGCACTAAGGACTCAATCCCCAGTCCTACCACATGGCAAGCCAATATGCTAACTACTGGACAACGAGGTAGGACCAGTGATGAATTGTTAGCACCCAAAGGTGTCCAATGCATATTAGAGATGTATTGTGTAAGAAATGCGGTATATTACTAGATTGTATTGAAAATATTGGGGAGTAATGTAAACAAGCTGAGAGCATACAATAGTTACAGTGCCcttgaaaatacataaaatatcttAATATTTACTGCACAAATGTCCCCTTTTTTCTACCAGACCACTTCTTAGAACTAACAACATATTAAGTTGATTTTAGTGTGTTTTTCAATTGTTTTGAAACTTTCAGTATGTTGTACTCTCCTAGTTGTGTACACAAGTAATATGGTCTATCACAGGTCTTTACACATGACTTGTTTGTCAGTAGGCTGAATATAAATAGTTTCACAATGCCTGTTATCCCATTCACTCAGGGTGATTTGTAACTGCTTCCACAATGTTTAAGTGAAATTATATTTTGGttaattttttcattgttttataatTAAGTTATATTCAATATTTTCTAAAGGTTATTTTACAAAAATTCAGACTAAATTTTTTGTTTGCTCATTGTGCGACTATGGCCTCACAGAATGGGTCAAATACCAAATATTCAGTACTGTATTTCAGGATAGTGATACTTACCAAGGCAGATGCTGTCAGTAGCCTGTTCTGACATAGAGGACTAACTGTTACATAATGTTTAGCCATGTGCCCTGTAGAACTTagcattactgtatgtactgtgtgTATAACAACTTGAGAATACAAAGTTGCAGGAAGATGATTCTTTCAGGTTACAAAATATTTATCATGGAATGAATACAGGGCTGTAGTGGCCTCCTATTATCCTCCACAGAGCTTATTACGGCTCCTTGCATGTAAATAGAATTGCACTTATCAGTTTGTTAGCAAGCTCAAAGTATGTTAATTGGCTAATTGGATTCTACATGGGTACCATAGGAAAGAAGATATGAGCTAATGGTGTACATGCACATTTGGATACGGCTATTTTTACTCATCCAACATTAGTTAGTGAATCATTAAACCATTTCATCATacaggatgttgtgatgtattaAGGTAGCAATAACATTTTATTAGAGCATGTACAAAATTCTACAATGAATATGTAAAAATGCAATTCTCCAACAGGATTTGCTCACCTCGAGTCTTTACATGTTTGTTGTCCAGTGGGTTACAGGGCTTTCAGTAGACTTTAAGGTAACTGGTGCCCTGCTTTAAAAATTTAGTTGGCAACAGCAATTTCATGATTTAAAAGTGTATCTGTGTAAGGATTGATTTACTTCAAAAGAAGTGTCAGGTATTGCATGATAATGAAATTACTGGAGTAGCTTCAGTGTTTCAACTCTTGATCAAGAGATAATGTACATTTTCTCTTTATACTGAAAATAGTTCCTGTTATTCTTATGAAAAGCATATAATTATGGCCAAAGATTACTGGATAAGAGTGAATGACTGAAATGGACTTTTCTTCCCTAAGTTTCTTTTCTTACTATGATTTCTCGCTTAAATAATGGTTACTGGCCTGTGACTGTCCAGCTAATTTCATGATCAAACTTGAAAGCAGTGAAGTACACCAACTTTTCTTTTGGGGGGAGAGGGCAGCAAAAAGGCAACACCTCCACAAGCATACATCTCTAGTAATATCTCAAACCTTGATGTAAGATACCCCAAAGACATGGCATAAAATGGTAAGCACTGCCAAAGTTACAGAGGAGGATTCCTTAACAGCAATCATGCTTTGACTTGTGGAAGTACCTCATCTGATCTTGTGCCTTGGAAAAGAATATTATTTGATTTTAGAGAGGTACAGACTTTACATGATGAACCTTAATGAAACTAAAGTACTGTTGTGAAAATATAACAACTTACTCTGAGTGTATTAATAAACATATTGTGTAAGATAGATGAGTTCTTGTAAGTTGGTATGTCAAGTACAACATGTTCACCATCTTCATATGCATTGGCTACATGCATGAAGAAGAAAGGATCTGTAACATATCTTGTTTTTACTTGCTTCCATGTCTTTCTATCGATAATGTGAATGAGCACCTGAAAAATAAAATGGAAATATAGCGAGCAACATTAGAATTTTCATACCAAAGAACTGTCAAAATTTAGTTAAAATTATCAGTTTCAATGTTGCACCAAATGAAAAATACTGCAGATTAACACTAACTCAATAACCCAAGTGTATTTATCATTCAGAGAAATTATACACTATACTTAATGAAACagtctggctttcatcttcaagaCAGTTGTGCAGAATAACAATTTAAAACAGAATTGAAAGGAAAAATCTGGAACACTTGAAATTAATGTTACTAAGGTGGTTTATGATAAGAGAAAATAAATGATGTattgagtgaagaaaaaaataccaCAATAATGAAAATGGAAGTACAGCAAGATGATCAGTTCAAGGCTCTTGCAGATACGATTCCTATAAATGTAATCAACAATATAAAGACTTTCAGGCAACTTATGTTTGTCCTCTGTTCTACTTAGCTGCACACTTTTCTTGCATTTTAATTATTTACCCAGACTGTTTTCTCAGTTATTACCTGGCTGAAGTGTTTAATCACCTCTGCTTCCTGCAGTGTTTACCTATCAGTATTTTGGCAAACTTGGATTTCATAGCTGTGCATTAGAAGTGGAGGCTATCCTTTATCACATAGCCTTCTTGTAGCCATGATATTTACCTTCTTCTACCATAATTCAGTGGTTAAGTACATGGTGTACTAAAAAGGAAGATATCTTAAAAGTCCAGTAACTtgagaaaatataaatgaaactaTATGAGATTAGATATGAAAGTGAATGCCTTTTTGAAAGGCATGGATTTGATATGCATAATGAGGGAGAGCAGACACAGGGTGGTACAAAAATGTTTGACTTTACTACCACCGTATCAAACCAACTTCCTTACTTTTGTAAAGAGCCATGAAGAGGTATACATATTTCATTCTGCAGTTAACATGGAACAGCCAGTCATCAGactaccacttctgaaggcaCAATACTTTGAAATTCACATGAATTTATGTCTAGCACAGCTGGAAGAAAGTATGTCACGATAAAGTGATTCTGTGTAACTCAcgatattttgaatgtttctcaaCCTCCATACAGTCATGTAGGCAGATGACCTGGTCCAAGACTTTTGTGAGTTCCCAGTACAGGGATGCATTCTTTATACCCAAATTAGCATGATGATATTTGTTTCTGAGACTACCTCGATGAAAAATGTTCTTTCAACAACACTTTCTTTTAACGATTTTATAATGCAAGCTCCTTTTAGGTTGAAGCACATTTTCAGAACCTTACTGATTTCCACAgatgaaaatttttttctctcctctcctgtttccCTTTGATTAAAAAATTCTGTCTTCCTACCTCCTTACTTGCACTTTACCTTAGTGCACCTTCTCAGGTAGCCCCCGTTCTTTTCGCATAGTTTAAAGTTGTGATGTAAGGAAGTTTTACTTCTAGTCATATGTATTGGTATGTAGCCTGAGCAGTTGGATGAATGTGTCACCTTGCCTTGTATGCAGATAAAGGGAACATATGGATAGCTAGATGAAGAAAACTGATATACATACTAAATGCTTGGAAGAAGAAAAATTTCCAAGTCACTTACTGGTTCATCATGCCATTTAAGCCCATCGATGAAAGGTGCATTGCTTACTATATCACTCAAGAGCTCTGAGAGAGAAACGGCTAATGGCTGTTCAATTATCACGGCATAATTTTCAGTCATAGCCATAGAATGTATATATGCTGGTGACAGTCGCCATCTTGCTGGAACAGAGGCCACAATCTTGCCCTGTTTTAGATTACCTGTAAATTTTGAATGTATATTTTACTGCAATATTAAGCAAAGTAAAAGTTTTTAAACTTTGCTCAGACCTCActgtatatataacaaaaaatctCATTGAGAGTTTGCTTGCAACTGTTTCCACAAAACAATTGGTAGTTTGTTCAAGTACAAGATTTTCGCTTCAAATATGCATACATTctaagttccttttttttttatcacttgtaTTTGCTTACTTTTTAAAGTAACCTGAATTGTTAATACCTCAATAAAAACTTACACTTAATGAATctcagttctcagtgaatgtaactACATAGTTATGTATCAAGTacaatttccattttttcttctgtacTGTTGACAATACTGAGACAAAGTTGTTAAGAGTTAGTAAATagattatgaaagaaaaggtcaggaaatcaatgaaaataaaaacaatgtTGTAGTATCCAAGTGAAGCATAATGTTACAGAGCTTTATACTAAACAGGATGATCAGACTTAATTAAGAATGATTTATTTCATAATCAAGAACAAAGAAGGGCCAGTATCTTTAAAAAGGCTTTAACTTGCAACCCTTGATAATGTTTAGCATGTTTACTATTGGCTAGCTTTATCTTCCCAAAGCATTCCCCCTTCTTCCTTAGGATCCATGTTTTAACTTACCAAGCCACAAGCCACAGTTTTGTCAACCAATATGTACTATTCACATAGCAATGAAGTAAACCTTGATTTATATTCTCACATAAAGTGAAGAATCATATCTGTATTAGCACTTAACTGAACTTACTGTATACTCATCATTGTATACCAGAGAGATTCTTTGAATAACTGAAGAGTCACATGATTTTCTACTTGTTTATATTCATTCTATAAACTTCatatttttacttatttttcttttatctataatTGACCAAGGGCCCCTTTCTTGaaggggtcctggtgttactccaggACCCCTCATCCAGGAGTTTCAAGGTTACAGTACTTCCAATAGCATGGAAATGTTGGACTTCTTTGGATTGAGAAGATGAAAAATCCTTGCCAAATGTGAATTTACACATGCAGTTTAACCACAAACATGCAGATACATATACACCCTTCATATTTTTAAGATCATGCAGACATCATCGATTATTAAAGATGTTTTGTACTTACCATCAAGAGGATACCTAAGAATGCTGTATTTGGGTCCAGTCACACCCACACCTTGACCAACAGTGTACACTCCATCACTAGCAACTATGGGATGGGGGCTTTGTGTCATCAACCCATATCTCTTGTTTACATTTACCTAAATGTACAGAAAGATTTAAATTTCTGCttggattaatatatatatatatatatatatatatatatatatatatatatatatatatatatatatatatatatatataaagaaatataagtcagttgatatacatcaaagagatgaagctaggcgtcctagctttgtctcttcaatgtatatcaacggacttatatttctcttttctctcccctgatgatgtgattattacacgaaagtacacttgggaacttatcgtgtttcattttccccttggactcataggaatatatatatatatatatatatatatatatatatatatatatacacaggcaacATTAATTATGAACCTCTGTCACTACTACTTTTACAATTGAAATCCTATAAACTATTTCAACTGACTATGTCTTGTGAATGGTGTTCATATATAGACAATTTCaggtaaaaaaaattaatatggaTGAAAACTAGATTAAATTTCTCTTTATACATACCCTTTCTTCTGTTTC
This portion of the Panulirus ornatus isolate Po-2019 chromosome 48, ASM3632096v1, whole genome shotgun sequence genome encodes:
- the LOC139763827 gene encoding carotenoid isomerooxygenase-like, yielding MSNIMDSNCGKYDFSVLCRHCDQVSPDPIPCQLSGTVPEWLKGQLIYNGPGLTKVGQNEYRHAFDASAVLQKFEISDGKVTYSSQYVRSKTYEQNQAAGTITRAEFGTPAPASKGMFSRFLDAMDPEKMFSDNALVSVIGIGERHFAMCETPFMLQINPDSLETEERVNVNKRYGLMTQSPHPIVASDGVYTVGQGVGVTGPKYSILRYPLDGNLKQGKIVASVPARWRLSPAYIHSMAMTENYAVIIEQPLAVSLSELLSDIVSNAPFIDGLKWHDEPVLIHIIDRKTWKQVKTRYVTDPFFFMHVANAYEDGEHVVLDIPTYKNSSILHNMFINTLREQRGKNTQDYLDSFKSTMHRFVIPVNTKGKEKLITLPDTSCTASWSGQEIVLQSEKLSEIPIENPCINPKMKASKHQFIWAMGPDPNGGDSGFVMKLSVSSGETFTFSEEKIYCAAPEFIAKPDAVNEDDGVIMLQCVDSQDEKKAYLLVLDAANMTEICRASVTTPSAVPMPLHGHYIPNTVQ